One stretch of Cygnus atratus isolate AKBS03 ecotype Queensland, Australia chromosome 26, CAtr_DNAZoo_HiC_assembly, whole genome shotgun sequence DNA includes these proteins:
- the PIAS4 gene encoding E3 SUMO-protein ligase PIAS4, with amino-acid sequence MAAELVEAKNMVMSFRVSDLQMLLGFVGRSKSGLKHELVTRALQLVQFDCSPEVFKKIKELYETRYAKKSSEAGQPQPQQHRSPEALSIHSSYDRGSTVARTSISTPNIDYPALYGKYLNGLGRLPPKVVKPEVRLVKLPFYTTLDELLKPTELVPQNNEKLQESPCIFALTPRQVELIRNSRELQPGVKSVQVVLRICYTDTSSPQEDQYPPNIAVKVNHSYCSVPGYYPSNKPGVEPKRPCRPINLTHLMYLSAATNRITVTWGNYGKSYSVGLYLVRQMTSAELLQRLKTIGIKHPELCKALVKEKLRLDPDSEIATTGVRVSLICPLVKMRLSVPCRAETCAHLQCFDAVFYLQMNEKKPTWMCPVCDKPAPYDQLIIDGLLSKILTECEDADEIEYLVDGSWCPIRAEKERSCSPQCPILVLGSSDVNGLLPTPNGNGENGKATADVVDLTLDSSSSEEEEEEDEEEDDDDDGPQPKRRCSYEKGLVSAC; translated from the exons ATGGCGGCGGAGCTGGTGGAGGCGAAA AACATGGTGATGAGTTTCCGAGTCTCAGATCTTCAGatgttgctgggttttgttgGCAGGAGTAAAAGCGGACTTAAGCATGAACTAGTCACCAGAGCATTGCAATTGGTCCAATTTGACTGCAGCCCCGaggttttcaagaaaattaagGAGCTCTATGAGACTCGCTACGCCAAGAAGAGCTCCGAAGCCGGCCAGCCCCAGCCGCAGCAGCACCGGTCCCCCGAGGCACTCTCCATACATTCGTCGTACGACCGGGGCAGCACCGTGGCTAGGACTTCTATCTCCACTCCCAATATTGACTATCCTGCGCTCTACGGGAAATACCTTAACGGACTGGGCAGGTTGCCACCCAAAGTCGTGAAGCCCGAAGTTCGCCTGGTGAAGCTTCCCTTCTACACCACCCTGGATGAGCTGCTGAAGCCAACAGAACTAG tCCCACAGAACAATGAGAAGCTCCAGGAAAGTCCGTGCATTTTTGCATTGACCCCGAGACAAGTGGAGTTGATCAGAAATTCCAG GGAGTTGCAACCCGGTGTGAAATCGGTTCAGGTTGTACTAAG aatCTGTTACACAGACACTAGTTCTCCCCAGGAGGACCAGTACCCCCCGAACATTGCGGTGAAAGTGAACCATAGTTACTGCTCGGTGCCG GGCTACTATCCATCAAACAAACCCGGAGTGGAACCGAAGAGGCCCTGTCGTCCCATCAACCTCACCCACCTCATGTACCTGTCTGCAGCCACCAACCGCATCACTGTCACCTGGGGGAATTACGGGAAG AGCTACTCCGTGGGGCTGTACTTAGTGCGGCAGATGACCTcggcagagctgctgcagaggttgAAAACCATCGGAATCAAACATCCCGagctctgcaaagcacttg TAAAAGAGAAGCTACGCTTGGATCCGGACAGTGAAATAGCTACTACAGGTGTTCGTGTCTCTCTCATCTGTCCG CTAGTGAAGATGCGGCTgtccgtgccgtgccgggcagAGACCTGCGCACATCTGCAGTGCTTTGATGCAGTCTTCTACCTTCAGATGAATGAGAAAAAGCCCACATGGATGTGTCCTGTGTGTGACAAACCAGCGCCCTATGACCAGCTAATAATTGACGG GCTCCTGTCAAAGATACTGACCGAATGTGAGGATGCAGATGAAATAGAGTACCTGGTGGATGGCTCCTGGTGTCCCATCAGAGCTGAGAAGGAacggagctgcagcccccagtGTCCAATATTAGTTCTAG GTTCCTCAGATGTGAACgggctgctgcccacccctaACGGTAACGGTGAGAACGGCAAGGCCACTGCTGATGTCGTGGATTTAACACTGGACAGCTCCTCGtcggaggaggaagaggaggaagacgAGGAAGAAGATGACGACGATGACGGACCCCAACCAAAACGACGCTGCTCTTACGAGAAAGGTTTAGTTTCTGCCTGCTGA
- the EEF2 gene encoding elongation factor 2 isoform X2 — MDKKANIRNMSVIAHVDHGKSTLTDSLVCKAGIIASARAGETRFTDTRKDEQERCITIKSTAISLFYELSENDLAFIKQSKDGSGFLINLIDSPGHVDFSSEVTAALRVTDGALVVVDCVSGVCVQTETVLRQAIAERIKPVLMMNKMDRALLELQLEPEELYQTFQRIVENVNVIISTYGEGESGPMGNIMIDPVLGTVGFGSGLHGWAFTLKQFAEMYVAKFAAKGDAQLNPSERAKKVEDMMKKLWGDRYFDPATGKFSKSATGPDGKKLPRTFCQLILDPIFKVFDAIMSFKKEEAAKLIEKLDIKLDSEDKDKEGKPLLKAVMRRWLPAGDALLQMITIHLPSPVTAQKYRCELLYEGPPDDEAAIGIKNCDPKGPLMMYISKMVPTSDKGRFYAFGRVFSGLVSTGLKVRIMGPNYTPGKKEDLYLKPIQRTILMMGRYVEPIEDVPCGNIVGLVGVDQFLVKTGTITTFEHAHNMRVMKFSVSPVVRVAVEAKNPADLPKLVEGLKRLAKSDPMVQCIIEESGEHIIAGAGELHLEICLKDLEEDHACIPIKKSDPVVSYRETVSEESNVMCLSKSPNKHNRLYMKARPFPDGLAEDIDKGEVSARQELKQRARYLAEKYEWDVTEARKIWCFGPDGTGPNILTDITKGVQYLNEIKDSVVAGFQWATKEGVLCEENMRGVRFDVHDVTLHADAIHRGGGQIIPTARRCLYACVLTAQPRLMEPVYLVEIQCPEQVVGGIYSVLNKKRGHVFEESQVAGTPMFVVKAYLPVNESFGFTADLRSNTGGQAFPQCVFDHWQILAGNPFDSTTRPCQLVAETRKRKGLKEGIPALDNFLDKL; from the exons ATGGACAAAAAGGCCAACATCAGGAACATGTCTGTGATTGCCCACGTTGATCATGGCAAATCAACCCTGACTGATTCTCTGGTATGCAAAGCTGGTATCATCGCCTCTGCCCGCGCGGGGGAGACTCGTTTCACTGACACAAGAAAGGATGAGCAGGAACGGTGCATCACCATCAAATCAAC agctATTTCTCTATTTTATGAGCTCTCTGAAAATGATTTGGCCTTCATCAAGCAGAGCAAGGATGGTTCTGGTTTTTTGATCAACCTGATCGACTCTCCTGGGCACGTGGATTTCTCTTCAGAGGTCACTGCTGCTCTTCGTGTCACTGACGGTGCCCTGGTTGTTGTCGACTGTGTCTCTG GCGTGTGCGTGCAGACAGAGACCGTGCTGCGTCAGGCCATTGCTGAGAGGATCAAGCCTGTCCTGATGATGAACAAGATGGACCGAgcgctgctggagctgcagctggagccagAAGAGCTGTACCAGACCTTCCAGCGCATCGTTGAAAATGTCAATGTCATCATCTCCACGTACGGAGAAGGAGAAAGCGGTCCCATGGGAAATATCATG ATCGATCCAGTGCTTGGTACAGTTGGCTTTGGTTCTGGTCTGCACGGCTGGGCTTTCACTTTGAAACAGTTTGCTGAAATGTATGTTGCAAAGTTTGCTGCCAAGGGTGACGCCCAGCTGAATCCATCGGAGCGTGCCAAGAAAGTAGAAGACATGATGAAGAAGCTGTGGGGAGATAG GTATTTTGATCCTGCTACTGGCAAGTTCAGCAAGTCTGCCACTGGCCCTGATGGAAAGAAACTGCCCAGGACGTTCTGCCAGCTCATCCTTGACCCCATCTTCAAG GTTTTTGATGCAATCATGAGCTTCAAGAAGGAGGAGGCAGCTAAACTGATTGAGAAACTGGACATCAAGCTTGACAGTGAagataaggacaaggagggCAAGCCCCTGCTGAAG GCTGTGATGAGGCGgtggctgcctgctggagaTGCCCTGCTGCAGATGATCACCATCCACCTGCCTTCTCCTGTCACGGCCCAGAAGTACCGCTGCGAGCTGCTCTATGAGGGACCCCCCGATGATGAGGCTGCCATAG gTATTAAGAACTGTGACCCCAAAGGCCCCCTGATGATGTATATCTCTAAAATGGTGCCAACCTCCGACAAGGGACGTTTCTACGCTTTTGGACGTGTTTTCTCTGGTCTCGTCTCAACTGGCTTGAAAGTCAGGATCATGGGACCCAACTACACACctggcaagaaggaggatctgtACCTAAAGCCAATCCAAAG gaCCATTCTCATGATGGGCCGCTACGTCGAACCCATCGAGGACGTGCCTTGTGGAAACATCGTTGGTCTGGTTGGTGTCGACCAGTTCCTTGTGAAGACTGGAACCATAACCACCTTCGAGCACGCTCACAACATGAGAGTCATGAAGTTCAGCGTCAGCCCCGTCGTGCGTGTGGCTGTTGAAGCCAAGAACCCAGCCGACCTGCCCAAGCTAGTGGAAGGACTGAAGCGTCTCGCCAAGTCTGACCCTATGGTGCAG TGCATCATTGAGGAGTCTGGAGAGCACATCATTGCTGGTGCAGGGGAGCTGCACTTGGAAATCTGCCTGAAGGATCTGGAAGAGGACCATGCTTGCATTCCTATAAAG AAATCTGATCCTGTTGTGTCTTACCGTGAGACAGTCAGCGAGGAATCCAACGTGATGTGCCTTTCCAAGTCCCCCAACAAACACAATAGGCTGTACATGAAGGCCCGGCCCTTCCCCGATGGATTGGCTGAAGACATTGACAAGGGCGAGGTCTCTGCTCGCCAGGAGTTGAAACAGCGAGCTCGCTACCTGGCCGAGAAGTACGAGTGGGACGTCACCGAAGCCAGGAAGATCTGGTGCTTCGGTCCCGACGGCACTGGCCCCAACATCCTGACTGACATCACCAAGGGAGTGCAGTACCTGAACGAGATCAAGGACAGTGTGGTGGCTGGCTTCCAGTGGGCGACAAAGGAG GGGGTCCTGTGTGAGGAGAACATGCGTGGTGTTCGCTTCGATGTGCACGATGTGACCCTGCACGCCGATGCCATCCACCGTGGAGGCGGGCAGATCATCCCCACTGCCAGGAGATGCCTGTATGCCTGCGTGCTTACTGCCCAGCCCAGGCTCATGGAGCCCGTCTACCTTGTGGAAATCCAG TGCCCAGAGCAGGTGGTTGGTGGCATCTACAGTGTGCTGAACAAGAAACGTGGCCACGTCTTCGAGGAGTCCCAGGTGGCCGGCACCCCCATGTTTGTGGTCAAGGCCTACCTGCCTGTCAACGAGTCCTTTG GTTTTACGGCTGACCTGAGGTCCAACACCGGCGGCCAGGCTTTCCCCCAGTGCGTGTTTGACCACTGGCAGATCCTGGCCGGGAACCCCTTCGACAGCACTACCCGTCCCTGCCAGCTGGTGGCCGAGACCCGCAAACGCAAAGGGCTGAAGGAGGGCATCCCCGCACTGGACAACTTCCTGGACAAGTTGTAa
- the EEF2 gene encoding elongation factor 2 isoform X1 → MVNFTVDQIRAIMDKKANIRNMSVIAHVDHGKSTLTDSLVCKAGIIASARAGETRFTDTRKDEQERCITIKSTAISLFYELSENDLAFIKQSKDGSGFLINLIDSPGHVDFSSEVTAALRVTDGALVVVDCVSGVCVQTETVLRQAIAERIKPVLMMNKMDRALLELQLEPEELYQTFQRIVENVNVIISTYGEGESGPMGNIMIDPVLGTVGFGSGLHGWAFTLKQFAEMYVAKFAAKGDAQLNPSERAKKVEDMMKKLWGDRYFDPATGKFSKSATGPDGKKLPRTFCQLILDPIFKVFDAIMSFKKEEAAKLIEKLDIKLDSEDKDKEGKPLLKAVMRRWLPAGDALLQMITIHLPSPVTAQKYRCELLYEGPPDDEAAIGIKNCDPKGPLMMYISKMVPTSDKGRFYAFGRVFSGLVSTGLKVRIMGPNYTPGKKEDLYLKPIQRTILMMGRYVEPIEDVPCGNIVGLVGVDQFLVKTGTITTFEHAHNMRVMKFSVSPVVRVAVEAKNPADLPKLVEGLKRLAKSDPMVQCIIEESGEHIIAGAGELHLEICLKDLEEDHACIPIKKSDPVVSYRETVSEESNVMCLSKSPNKHNRLYMKARPFPDGLAEDIDKGEVSARQELKQRARYLAEKYEWDVTEARKIWCFGPDGTGPNILTDITKGVQYLNEIKDSVVAGFQWATKEGVLCEENMRGVRFDVHDVTLHADAIHRGGGQIIPTARRCLYACVLTAQPRLMEPVYLVEIQCPEQVVGGIYSVLNKKRGHVFEESQVAGTPMFVVKAYLPVNESFGFTADLRSNTGGQAFPQCVFDHWQILAGNPFDSTTRPCQLVAETRKRKGLKEGIPALDNFLDKL, encoded by the exons ATG GTGAACTTCACAGTAGACCAGATACGGGCCATCATGGACAAAAAGGCCAACATCAGGAACATGTCTGTGATTGCCCACGTTGATCATGGCAAATCAACCCTGACTGATTCTCTGGTATGCAAAGCTGGTATCATCGCCTCTGCCCGCGCGGGGGAGACTCGTTTCACTGACACAAGAAAGGATGAGCAGGAACGGTGCATCACCATCAAATCAAC agctATTTCTCTATTTTATGAGCTCTCTGAAAATGATTTGGCCTTCATCAAGCAGAGCAAGGATGGTTCTGGTTTTTTGATCAACCTGATCGACTCTCCTGGGCACGTGGATTTCTCTTCAGAGGTCACTGCTGCTCTTCGTGTCACTGACGGTGCCCTGGTTGTTGTCGACTGTGTCTCTG GCGTGTGCGTGCAGACAGAGACCGTGCTGCGTCAGGCCATTGCTGAGAGGATCAAGCCTGTCCTGATGATGAACAAGATGGACCGAgcgctgctggagctgcagctggagccagAAGAGCTGTACCAGACCTTCCAGCGCATCGTTGAAAATGTCAATGTCATCATCTCCACGTACGGAGAAGGAGAAAGCGGTCCCATGGGAAATATCATG ATCGATCCAGTGCTTGGTACAGTTGGCTTTGGTTCTGGTCTGCACGGCTGGGCTTTCACTTTGAAACAGTTTGCTGAAATGTATGTTGCAAAGTTTGCTGCCAAGGGTGACGCCCAGCTGAATCCATCGGAGCGTGCCAAGAAAGTAGAAGACATGATGAAGAAGCTGTGGGGAGATAG GTATTTTGATCCTGCTACTGGCAAGTTCAGCAAGTCTGCCACTGGCCCTGATGGAAAGAAACTGCCCAGGACGTTCTGCCAGCTCATCCTTGACCCCATCTTCAAG GTTTTTGATGCAATCATGAGCTTCAAGAAGGAGGAGGCAGCTAAACTGATTGAGAAACTGGACATCAAGCTTGACAGTGAagataaggacaaggagggCAAGCCCCTGCTGAAG GCTGTGATGAGGCGgtggctgcctgctggagaTGCCCTGCTGCAGATGATCACCATCCACCTGCCTTCTCCTGTCACGGCCCAGAAGTACCGCTGCGAGCTGCTCTATGAGGGACCCCCCGATGATGAGGCTGCCATAG gTATTAAGAACTGTGACCCCAAAGGCCCCCTGATGATGTATATCTCTAAAATGGTGCCAACCTCCGACAAGGGACGTTTCTACGCTTTTGGACGTGTTTTCTCTGGTCTCGTCTCAACTGGCTTGAAAGTCAGGATCATGGGACCCAACTACACACctggcaagaaggaggatctgtACCTAAAGCCAATCCAAAG gaCCATTCTCATGATGGGCCGCTACGTCGAACCCATCGAGGACGTGCCTTGTGGAAACATCGTTGGTCTGGTTGGTGTCGACCAGTTCCTTGTGAAGACTGGAACCATAACCACCTTCGAGCACGCTCACAACATGAGAGTCATGAAGTTCAGCGTCAGCCCCGTCGTGCGTGTGGCTGTTGAAGCCAAGAACCCAGCCGACCTGCCCAAGCTAGTGGAAGGACTGAAGCGTCTCGCCAAGTCTGACCCTATGGTGCAG TGCATCATTGAGGAGTCTGGAGAGCACATCATTGCTGGTGCAGGGGAGCTGCACTTGGAAATCTGCCTGAAGGATCTGGAAGAGGACCATGCTTGCATTCCTATAAAG AAATCTGATCCTGTTGTGTCTTACCGTGAGACAGTCAGCGAGGAATCCAACGTGATGTGCCTTTCCAAGTCCCCCAACAAACACAATAGGCTGTACATGAAGGCCCGGCCCTTCCCCGATGGATTGGCTGAAGACATTGACAAGGGCGAGGTCTCTGCTCGCCAGGAGTTGAAACAGCGAGCTCGCTACCTGGCCGAGAAGTACGAGTGGGACGTCACCGAAGCCAGGAAGATCTGGTGCTTCGGTCCCGACGGCACTGGCCCCAACATCCTGACTGACATCACCAAGGGAGTGCAGTACCTGAACGAGATCAAGGACAGTGTGGTGGCTGGCTTCCAGTGGGCGACAAAGGAG GGGGTCCTGTGTGAGGAGAACATGCGTGGTGTTCGCTTCGATGTGCACGATGTGACCCTGCACGCCGATGCCATCCACCGTGGAGGCGGGCAGATCATCCCCACTGCCAGGAGATGCCTGTATGCCTGCGTGCTTACTGCCCAGCCCAGGCTCATGGAGCCCGTCTACCTTGTGGAAATCCAG TGCCCAGAGCAGGTGGTTGGTGGCATCTACAGTGTGCTGAACAAGAAACGTGGCCACGTCTTCGAGGAGTCCCAGGTGGCCGGCACCCCCATGTTTGTGGTCAAGGCCTACCTGCCTGTCAACGAGTCCTTTG GTTTTACGGCTGACCTGAGGTCCAACACCGGCGGCCAGGCTTTCCCCCAGTGCGTGTTTGACCACTGGCAGATCCTGGCCGGGAACCCCTTCGACAGCACTACCCGTCCCTGCCAGCTGGTGGCCGAGACCCGCAAACGCAAAGGGCTGAAGGAGGGCATCCCCGCACTGGACAACTTCCTGGACAAGTTGTAa